A genomic region of Lates calcarifer isolate ASB-BC8 linkage group LG9, TLL_Latcal_v3, whole genome shotgun sequence contains the following coding sequences:
- the katnal2 gene encoding katanin p60 ATPase-containing subunit A-like 2 isoform X3, giving the protein MMELSYQSMKIAHQAREADELRTEMRKKSLLILIYQHLLGQGYVAAAVALDQETNGGVRKFEVCDNIDLEMVLMEYESYHYVKFQKYPKLIRKTAEPGENRYAKSGGVKRSPCSAMKPLPKINPSQSPQSGNGPKRAATSENGLSVPPESSEFGLNVSSIKNGPAGEVAMNRKGQMTDGKGGGIDSDHMERLLKPLSGFSGMSGEMRELAAIISRDIYLHSPNVRWEDIIGLEDAKRLVKEAVVYPIKYPQLFTGILSPWKGLLLYGPPGTGKTLLAKAVATECKTTFFNISASSIVSKWRGDSEKLVRVLFELARYHAPSTIFLDELESVMGQRGTSMGGEHEGSRRMKTELLVQMDGLARSEDLVFVLAASNLPWELDHAMLRRLEKRILVSLPSSPARQAMISHWLPPLNSTGGVELRTELDYETLAKDMEGYSGSDIRLVCKEAAMRPVRKIFDALESGLTTNT; this is encoded by the exons CTATGTAGCCGCTGCAGTGGCCTTGGACCAGGAGACAAATGGAGGCGTGAGGAAGTTCGAGGTTTGTGATAACATCGATCTGGAGATGGTGCTGATGGAGTATGAAAGCTATCACTATGTCAAATTCCAGAAATATCCCAAACTTATTAGGAAAACAGCAGAACCAG GTGAAAACAGATATGCAAAAAGTGGTGGAGTAAAGAG GAGTCCCTGTTCAGCTATGAAGCCTCTTCCCAAAATCAATCCTTCCCAGAGTCCACAGTCTGGAAACGGACCCAAGAGGGCAGCCACCAgt GAGAATGGCTTATCTGTTCCTCCAGAGTCATCAGAGTTTGGTCTCAATGTTTCCTCCATCAAAAATGGACCAGCAGGGGAGGTAGCCATGAACAGGAAG GGACAGATGACTGATGGCAAAGGAGGTGGCATTGACTCAGACCACATG GAACGGCTGCTGAAGCCTCTTAGTGGCTTCTCTGGGATGAGTGGTGAGATGAGAGAACTGGCTGCAATCATCAGCAGG GACATCTATTTGCACAGTCCCAACGTGCGGTGGGAGGACATCATCGGCCTGGAGGACGCCAAGCGATTAGTCAAAGAGGCCGTCGTCTATCCCATTAAG TACCCCCAGCTGTTTACAGGCATCTTGTCTCCATGGAAGGGCTTGCTGCTTTACGGCCCCCCAG GTACAGGAAAGACCCTGCTGGCCAAGGCAGTGGCCACAGAGTGTAAGACGACCTTCTTCAACATTTCAGCCTCCAGCATTGTCAGCAAGTGGAGGGGAGACTCTGAGAAACTGGTCAGG GTCCTGTTTGAGCTGGCCAGGTACCATGCCCCATCCACCATCTTTCTGGATGAGCTAGAGTCAGTGATGGGCCAGAGAGGAACCAGCATGGG aggAGAGCATGAGGGCAGTCGCAGGATGAAGACAGAGCTGCTGGTTCAGATGGACGGACTGGCAAGATCAGAGGACCTGGTGTTTGTACTGGCTGCTTCCAACCTGCCATG GGAACTGGACCATGCCATGTTGAGGAGATTGGAGAAGAGGATTCTAGTGAGTCTTCCCTCCTCACCAGCTCGCCAAGCCATGATCTCTCATTGGCTACCTCCTCTCAACTCCACAGGAGGAGTGGAGTTACGAACTGAATTGGACTATGAAACCCTGGCAAAG gacATGGAAGGTTACTCTGGCTCTGATATCAGATTGGTGTGTAAGGAGGCTGCCATGAGACCAGTCCGCAAGATCTTTGATGCCCTGGAGTCAGGtttaacaacaaacacat AG
- the katnal2 gene encoding katanin p60 ATPase-containing subunit A-like 2 isoform X1: protein MMELSYQSMKIAHQAREADELRTEMRKKSLLILIYQHLLGQGYVAAAVALDQETNGGVRKFEVCDNIDLEMVLMEYESYHYVKFQKYPKLIRKTAEPGENRYAKSGGVKRSPCSAMKPLPKINPSQSPQSGNGPKRAATSENGLSVPPESSEFGLNVSSIKNGPAGEVAMNRKGQMTDGKGGGIDSDHMERLLKPLSGFSGMSGEMRELAAIISRDIYLHSPNVRWEDIIGLEDAKRLVKEAVVYPIKYPQLFTGILSPWKGLLLYGPPGTGKTLLAKAVATECKTTFFNISASSIVSKWRGDSEKLVRVLFELARYHAPSTIFLDELESVMGQRGTSMGGEHEGSRRMKTELLVQMDGLARSEDLVFVLAASNLPWELDHAMLRRLEKRILVSLPSSPARQAMISHWLPPLNSTGGVELRTELDYETLAKDMEGYSGSDIRLVCKEAAMRPVRKIFDALESEDTDMPAIQLETVTTADFLEVIAHTKPSARNLMDRYTAWEREYESV, encoded by the exons CTATGTAGCCGCTGCAGTGGCCTTGGACCAGGAGACAAATGGAGGCGTGAGGAAGTTCGAGGTTTGTGATAACATCGATCTGGAGATGGTGCTGATGGAGTATGAAAGCTATCACTATGTCAAATTCCAGAAATATCCCAAACTTATTAGGAAAACAGCAGAACCAG GTGAAAACAGATATGCAAAAAGTGGTGGAGTAAAGAG GAGTCCCTGTTCAGCTATGAAGCCTCTTCCCAAAATCAATCCTTCCCAGAGTCCACAGTCTGGAAACGGACCCAAGAGGGCAGCCACCAgt GAGAATGGCTTATCTGTTCCTCCAGAGTCATCAGAGTTTGGTCTCAATGTTTCCTCCATCAAAAATGGACCAGCAGGGGAGGTAGCCATGAACAGGAAG GGACAGATGACTGATGGCAAAGGAGGTGGCATTGACTCAGACCACATG GAACGGCTGCTGAAGCCTCTTAGTGGCTTCTCTGGGATGAGTGGTGAGATGAGAGAACTGGCTGCAATCATCAGCAGG GACATCTATTTGCACAGTCCCAACGTGCGGTGGGAGGACATCATCGGCCTGGAGGACGCCAAGCGATTAGTCAAAGAGGCCGTCGTCTATCCCATTAAG TACCCCCAGCTGTTTACAGGCATCTTGTCTCCATGGAAGGGCTTGCTGCTTTACGGCCCCCCAG GTACAGGAAAGACCCTGCTGGCCAAGGCAGTGGCCACAGAGTGTAAGACGACCTTCTTCAACATTTCAGCCTCCAGCATTGTCAGCAAGTGGAGGGGAGACTCTGAGAAACTGGTCAGG GTCCTGTTTGAGCTGGCCAGGTACCATGCCCCATCCACCATCTTTCTGGATGAGCTAGAGTCAGTGATGGGCCAGAGAGGAACCAGCATGGG aggAGAGCATGAGGGCAGTCGCAGGATGAAGACAGAGCTGCTGGTTCAGATGGACGGACTGGCAAGATCAGAGGACCTGGTGTTTGTACTGGCTGCTTCCAACCTGCCATG GGAACTGGACCATGCCATGTTGAGGAGATTGGAGAAGAGGATTCTAGTGAGTCTTCCCTCCTCACCAGCTCGCCAAGCCATGATCTCTCATTGGCTACCTCCTCTCAACTCCACAGGAGGAGTGGAGTTACGAACTGAATTGGACTATGAAACCCTGGCAAAG gacATGGAAGGTTACTCTGGCTCTGATATCAGATTGGTGTGTAAGGAGGCTGCCATGAGACCAGTCCGCAAGATCTTTGATGCCCTGGAGTCAG AGGACACTGACATGCCTGCCATCCAGCTGGAAACGGTGACAACAGCTGACTTCCTTGAAGTCATTGCACATACCAAACCCTCGGCCCGAAACTTGATGGACAGATACACAGCCTGGGAGAGAGAGTACGAGTCTGTCTGA
- the katnal2 gene encoding katanin p60 ATPase-containing subunit A-like 2 isoform X2, with protein MRKKSLLILIYQHLLGQGYVAAAVALDQETNGGVRKFEVCDNIDLEMVLMEYESYHYVKFQKYPKLIRKTAEPGENRYAKSGGVKRSPCSAMKPLPKINPSQSPQSGNGPKRAATSENGLSVPPESSEFGLNVSSIKNGPAGEVAMNRKGQMTDGKGGGIDSDHMERLLKPLSGFSGMSGEMRELAAIISRDIYLHSPNVRWEDIIGLEDAKRLVKEAVVYPIKYPQLFTGILSPWKGLLLYGPPGTGKTLLAKAVATECKTTFFNISASSIVSKWRGDSEKLVRVLFELARYHAPSTIFLDELESVMGQRGTSMGGEHEGSRRMKTELLVQMDGLARSEDLVFVLAASNLPWELDHAMLRRLEKRILVSLPSSPARQAMISHWLPPLNSTGGVELRTELDYETLAKDMEGYSGSDIRLVCKEAAMRPVRKIFDALESEDTDMPAIQLETVTTADFLEVIAHTKPSARNLMDRYTAWEREYESV; from the exons CTATGTAGCCGCTGCAGTGGCCTTGGACCAGGAGACAAATGGAGGCGTGAGGAAGTTCGAGGTTTGTGATAACATCGATCTGGAGATGGTGCTGATGGAGTATGAAAGCTATCACTATGTCAAATTCCAGAAATATCCCAAACTTATTAGGAAAACAGCAGAACCAG GTGAAAACAGATATGCAAAAAGTGGTGGAGTAAAGAG GAGTCCCTGTTCAGCTATGAAGCCTCTTCCCAAAATCAATCCTTCCCAGAGTCCACAGTCTGGAAACGGACCCAAGAGGGCAGCCACCAgt GAGAATGGCTTATCTGTTCCTCCAGAGTCATCAGAGTTTGGTCTCAATGTTTCCTCCATCAAAAATGGACCAGCAGGGGAGGTAGCCATGAACAGGAAG GGACAGATGACTGATGGCAAAGGAGGTGGCATTGACTCAGACCACATG GAACGGCTGCTGAAGCCTCTTAGTGGCTTCTCTGGGATGAGTGGTGAGATGAGAGAACTGGCTGCAATCATCAGCAGG GACATCTATTTGCACAGTCCCAACGTGCGGTGGGAGGACATCATCGGCCTGGAGGACGCCAAGCGATTAGTCAAAGAGGCCGTCGTCTATCCCATTAAG TACCCCCAGCTGTTTACAGGCATCTTGTCTCCATGGAAGGGCTTGCTGCTTTACGGCCCCCCAG GTACAGGAAAGACCCTGCTGGCCAAGGCAGTGGCCACAGAGTGTAAGACGACCTTCTTCAACATTTCAGCCTCCAGCATTGTCAGCAAGTGGAGGGGAGACTCTGAGAAACTGGTCAGG GTCCTGTTTGAGCTGGCCAGGTACCATGCCCCATCCACCATCTTTCTGGATGAGCTAGAGTCAGTGATGGGCCAGAGAGGAACCAGCATGGG aggAGAGCATGAGGGCAGTCGCAGGATGAAGACAGAGCTGCTGGTTCAGATGGACGGACTGGCAAGATCAGAGGACCTGGTGTTTGTACTGGCTGCTTCCAACCTGCCATG GGAACTGGACCATGCCATGTTGAGGAGATTGGAGAAGAGGATTCTAGTGAGTCTTCCCTCCTCACCAGCTCGCCAAGCCATGATCTCTCATTGGCTACCTCCTCTCAACTCCACAGGAGGAGTGGAGTTACGAACTGAATTGGACTATGAAACCCTGGCAAAG gacATGGAAGGTTACTCTGGCTCTGATATCAGATTGGTGTGTAAGGAGGCTGCCATGAGACCAGTCCGCAAGATCTTTGATGCCCTGGAGTCAG AGGACACTGACATGCCTGCCATCCAGCTGGAAACGGTGACAACAGCTGACTTCCTTGAAGTCATTGCACATACCAAACCCTCGGCCCGAAACTTGATGGACAGATACACAGCCTGGGAGAGAGAGTACGAGTCTGTCTGA